A genomic stretch from Mycobacterium paraterrae includes:
- a CDS encoding DUF3558 domain-containing protein, translated as MAGKLRLLAAFGALVTAVIVTWQSAPPATIGGSAVELRSTAAPMDPPSTMKSPIVATTDPSPFDPCRDIPFDAVQRLGLGFTPPIPEEGLRCHYDAGNYQLAVEPIIWRTYAQSLPADAVETTINGHRAAQWWNLKPTYHNSYFYFSCMVAFKTSYGLIQQSLFYSTIYSSPEVDCPATNLQRANELSQYYKF; from the coding sequence ATGGCCGGCAAGCTGCGCCTACTAGCAGCGTTCGGCGCCTTGGTCACGGCGGTGATCGTCACCTGGCAGAGCGCGCCGCCGGCGACCATCGGCGGATCTGCGGTCGAGCTGCGCTCCACCGCGGCGCCCATGGACCCGCCCAGCACGATGAAAAGCCCGATCGTGGCGACCACCGACCCGAGCCCGTTCGACCCGTGCCGGGACATCCCGTTCGACGCGGTGCAGCGGCTGGGCCTGGGCTTCACCCCGCCGATCCCCGAAGAGGGGCTGCGCTGCCATTACGACGCGGGCAATTACCAGCTGGCGGTCGAGCCCATCATCTGGCGTACCTACGCCCAGTCCTTGCCGGCCGACGCGGTCGAGACGACCATCAACGGCCACCGCGCGGCACAGTGGTGGAACCTCAAGCCGACCTACCACAACAGCTACTTCTATTTCTCCTGCATGGTGGCGTTCAAGACCAGTTACGGGCTGATCCAGCAGTCGCTGTTCTACTCGACGATCTACTCCAGTCCGGAAGTCGACTGCCCGGCCACCAACCTGCAACGCGCCAACGAGCTTTCCCAGTACTACAAGTTCTGA
- a CDS encoding metallophosphoesterase family protein, with the protein MAWQEHGQQPPTARQPTLWAVSDLHTGHVGNKPVTESLYPSTPDDWLIVCGDVAERTDEIRWALDLLRRRFAKVIWVPGNHELWTTNRDPMQIFGRDRYDYLVNMCDELGVVSPEHPFPVWTERGGPATIVPLFLLYDYSFLPAGATTKAEGMAIARERNVVCTDEFLLSPEPYPTREAWCRERLVATRKRLDDLDWMNPTVLVNHFPMVRQPCDALFLPEFSLWCGTTETADWHTRYNAVCSVYGHLHIPRTTWYDDVRFEEVSVGYPREWRRRKPYSWLRQILPDPQYAPGYLNDFGGHFVITAEMKAQAQQFRDRLRQR; encoded by the coding sequence GTGGCTTGGCAAGAACACGGGCAGCAGCCCCCGACAGCGCGACAGCCGACACTGTGGGCGGTATCGGATCTGCACACCGGCCACGTCGGCAACAAGCCGGTCACCGAATCCCTTTATCCCTCGACGCCCGACGACTGGCTGATCGTGTGCGGTGACGTTGCCGAGCGCACCGACGAGATCCGCTGGGCGCTCGATCTGCTGCGACGACGGTTCGCCAAGGTGATCTGGGTTCCCGGCAATCACGAGCTGTGGACGACCAACCGGGATCCAATGCAGATCTTCGGTAGGGACCGCTACGACTATCTGGTCAATATGTGCGACGAGTTGGGCGTCGTCAGTCCCGAGCATCCGTTCCCGGTCTGGACCGAGCGAGGCGGCCCGGCCACTATCGTGCCGCTGTTTCTGCTCTACGACTATTCGTTCCTACCCGCGGGCGCGACGACGAAGGCCGAAGGTATGGCGATCGCGCGAGAGCGCAACGTGGTGTGCACCGACGAGTTCCTGCTCTCACCCGAGCCCTACCCGACGCGCGAAGCATGGTGTCGTGAACGCCTCGTGGCCACCCGCAAGCGCCTCGACGATCTGGACTGGATGAATCCGACCGTGCTGGTCAACCACTTCCCGATGGTCCGCCAACCCTGCGACGCGCTGTTCCTTCCCGAGTTCTCGCTCTGGTGTGGAACCACCGAGACCGCGGACTGGCACACCCGCTACAACGCGGTGTGCTCGGTCTACGGGCATCTGCACATCCCGCGGACCACCTGGTACGACGACGTCCGCTTCGAAGAGGTGTCGGTCGGCTACCCGCGCGAGTGGCGTCGTCGCAAGCCGTACAGCTGGTTGCGCCAGATCCTGCCCGACCCGCAGTACGCACCGGGCTACCTCAACGACTTCGGCGGACATTTCGTCATCACCGCCGAGATGAAGGCGCAGGCGCAGCAGTTCCGAGACAGATTGCGGCAACGGTAG
- the pptT gene encoding 4'-phosphopantetheinyl transferase PptT has translation MALSTLMSAVLPSIADLACAELYSDPPGLTPMAEEEPLIARSVAKRRNEFITVRYCARLALSELGFPPVPILKGEKGEPCWPDGVVGSITHTAGYRGAVVGRAGAVRSLGVDAEPHDVLPDGVLDAISLPAERSEMAALPSTMHWDRILFCAKEATYKAWFPLTKRWLGFEDAHITFTVDESGSAGGFESTILVEGETLSGPPLKTLAGRWSVDRDLVLTAITL, from the coding sequence ATGGCCCTGTCTACGTTGATGTCGGCGGTACTGCCCAGCATCGCCGATCTGGCGTGCGCCGAATTGTATTCCGATCCACCGGGGTTGACGCCGATGGCCGAGGAGGAACCGCTCATTGCGCGGTCGGTGGCCAAGCGGCGCAACGAATTCATCACCGTCCGCTACTGCGCCCGGCTCGCGCTCAGCGAGCTCGGGTTTCCGCCGGTCCCAATTCTCAAGGGGGAGAAGGGTGAACCCTGCTGGCCCGACGGCGTTGTCGGCAGCATTACCCACACGGCGGGATATCGCGGCGCGGTGGTGGGCCGGGCCGGTGCGGTCCGCTCGCTGGGCGTCGACGCCGAACCGCACGACGTGTTGCCCGACGGCGTACTCGACGCGATCAGCCTGCCGGCCGAACGCAGCGAGATGGCGGCTCTGCCGTCCACAATGCATTGGGACCGAATCTTGTTCTGCGCCAAAGAGGCAACCTACAAAGCCTGGTTTCCGCTGACCAAGCGCTGGCTCGGCTTCGAGGACGCGCATATCACGTTCACCGTCGACGAGTCGGGTTCCGCCGGAGGTTTCGAATCGACGATTCTCGTCGAGGGCGAGACGCTTTCGGGGCCGCCCCTGAAAACACTGGCCGGCCGGTGGTCGGTGGACCGCGACCTGGTGTTGACGGCGATCACGCTATGA
- the truB gene encoding tRNA pseudouridine(55) synthase TruB — protein sequence MKAGLVVVDKPAGMTSHDVVGRCRRIFGTRRVGHAGTLDPMATGVLVIGIERATKILGLVTETSKSYAATIRLGQTTSTEDAEGEVTQQVSAQHVTDGAIEAAIARLRGDIAQVPSAVSAIKVDGQRAYRLAREGRTVELAARPVRIDRFEVRAVRRHDHLVDVDVEVDCSSGTYIRALARDVGATLAVGGHLTALRRTRVGRFDVQQARSLEDLTERPGLSLTLDDACLLLFPHRQLSDAEADAVANGRALTPSGADGVYAAHTADGRVFALLRDEGATTKSVVVIRPATL from the coding sequence ATGAAGGCGGGCCTTGTCGTCGTCGACAAGCCGGCCGGTATGACAAGTCATGACGTCGTAGGCCGCTGCCGGCGCATTTTTGGAACGCGACGGGTGGGTCACGCCGGGACGCTGGACCCGATGGCCACCGGTGTCCTGGTCATCGGAATCGAGCGAGCCACCAAGATCCTCGGTCTGGTGACCGAGACGTCGAAGTCGTATGCGGCGACAATCCGGCTCGGCCAGACCACCTCGACCGAGGACGCGGAAGGCGAAGTAACGCAACAGGTCTCGGCGCAGCACGTGACCGATGGCGCGATCGAGGCGGCGATCGCCCGGTTACGCGGCGACATCGCGCAAGTCCCGTCGGCGGTCAGCGCGATCAAGGTCGACGGCCAGCGTGCCTATCGGCTGGCCCGCGAAGGGCGGACGGTCGAATTGGCCGCCAGGCCGGTGCGTATCGATCGTTTCGAGGTGCGGGCGGTACGGCGCCACGACCACCTCGTCGACGTCGACGTCGAGGTGGACTGTTCGTCGGGGACCTACATCCGCGCCTTAGCCCGCGACGTCGGCGCGACGCTGGCGGTCGGCGGTCACCTGACCGCATTGCGGCGCACCCGGGTTGGCCGATTCGACGTGCAGCAGGCCCGCTCGCTCGAGGACTTGACCGAACGGCCCGGTCTGAGCCTGACGTTGGACGACGCGTGTCTGCTGCTGTTTCCACATCGACAACTCAGCGACGCCGAGGCCGACGCCGTCGCCAACGGCCGCGCGCTGACCCCGTCCGGTGCCGACGGCGTCTACGCAGCACACACCGCGGACGGCCGGGTGTTCGCGCTGCTGCGGGACGAGGGTGCGACGACAAAGTCGGTGGTCGTCATCCGCCCAGCGACGTTGTAG
- a CDS encoding ArsR/SmtB family transcription factor, which translates to MAQQKDRLTETAPFDVLSAEPTRPQLDSAASTFALLSNSARLHVLWLAAQNSHDVTALAERTGLGVATMSQHLTKLRLAGLISARKEGRRHIYTVDDPHILTLMQQIFSHVAPDGSLAPDPPPGS; encoded by the coding sequence ATGGCGCAACAAAAAGATCGGTTAACCGAAACCGCACCGTTCGACGTGCTGTCCGCCGAGCCGACCAGGCCGCAGCTCGACTCTGCGGCCAGCACCTTTGCGCTACTCAGCAACTCGGCTCGGCTGCATGTGCTGTGGCTGGCAGCCCAAAACAGCCACGACGTCACGGCGCTCGCGGAGCGGACCGGCCTCGGGGTGGCCACCATGAGCCAACACCTGACGAAGCTTCGTCTGGCCGGCTTGATCAGCGCCCGCAAGGAGGGGCGCCGCCACATCTACACCGTCGATGACCCGCACATCCTGACCCTGATGCAGCAGATCTTCTCCCACGTCGCGCCGGACGGAAGTTTGGCGCCGGACCCGCCACCGGGCAGCTGA
- a CDS encoding sodium:calcium antiporter codes for MGVVRAAFVVGGDEKGGACMAHIVILLACAVAIYLSCEWFVNAVEWLGHRLNLGTMAVGTVLAAFGTALPESVVTLVAVTTGTTADVRYIGVGAAMGGPLVLATVAYGVTGAVLLLRRRARSREKVLVGVGAATLVRRSVIESEDAHSRAGAEFTTSQTERLARDQRWFMAVFVVKVALGLVAFAFKPWLGVLFFAVYGVYFWREVRGGQDSGAAEDLEPLKLQPSASRPATVAVLAQTLGALAVIFVSSQLFVHQLDVIAPMLGLSGAVTALLLSPIATELPEIMNAIIWVRQGKTELALANISGAMMIQATVPSGLGLLFTDWHLDHALLWSGAITMVAITYLLATMRANKLTPTRLAISALLYLVFAAGLVLILA; via the coding sequence ATGGGTGTCGTCCGGGCGGCGTTCGTCGTGGGCGGGGACGAGAAAGGCGGAGCTTGCATGGCGCACATCGTGATCCTGCTCGCCTGCGCGGTCGCCATTTATCTGTCCTGCGAGTGGTTCGTCAACGCCGTGGAGTGGCTCGGACACCGGCTCAACCTCGGCACGATGGCCGTCGGAACGGTGCTGGCCGCCTTCGGCACCGCGCTGCCCGAGTCGGTCGTCACCCTGGTCGCCGTCACGACCGGCACTACTGCCGACGTCCGCTACATCGGCGTTGGAGCGGCGATGGGTGGTCCGCTCGTCCTCGCCACCGTCGCCTACGGAGTGACGGGCGCGGTGTTGTTACTGCGGCGACGCGCCCGAAGCAGGGAGAAAGTCTTGGTGGGCGTCGGTGCAGCGACGCTCGTTCGGCGCTCGGTCATCGAGTCCGAGGACGCGCACAGCCGTGCCGGCGCCGAGTTCACCACTTCTCAGACCGAGCGCCTGGCACGCGATCAGCGCTGGTTCATGGCGGTCTTCGTCGTCAAGGTCGCGTTGGGGCTGGTGGCATTCGCGTTCAAGCCGTGGCTGGGCGTGCTGTTCTTCGCGGTCTACGGGGTCTACTTCTGGCGCGAAGTCCGCGGTGGGCAGGACAGCGGCGCCGCCGAGGATCTCGAGCCGCTCAAGCTGCAACCGAGCGCCTCTCGACCGGCCACCGTGGCCGTGCTGGCCCAGACGCTCGGGGCGTTGGCGGTGATCTTCGTGTCCTCGCAGCTGTTCGTCCACCAGCTCGATGTCATCGCTCCGATGCTGGGACTGTCGGGCGCGGTCACCGCGCTGCTGCTGTCTCCGATCGCCACCGAACTTCCCGAGATCATGAACGCGATCATCTGGGTCCGGCAGGGAAAAACCGAACTCGCGCTGGCGAATATCTCCGGCGCAATGATGATCCAAGCCACCGTGCCCAGCGGGCTGGGCCTGCTGTTCACCGACTGGCATCTCGACCACGCCCTGCTGTGGTCCGGGGCGATCACCATGGTTGCGATCACCTATTTGCTTGCGACGATGCGCGCTAACAAGCTGACGCCCACGCGGCTCGCGATCTCCGCGCTGTTGTATCTAGTCTTCGCCGCAGGCCTCGTTCTCATCCTGGCCTGA
- a CDS encoding DUF732 domain-containing protein, translated as MTSLFVQAPTEVGVSNIRCFSRLRSLLTGLVLVSALFGVMAQLTPAAHADADNGGDFLGALSARGITFTSGPAAIAAGREVCSELDQGKQAGDVANEAMARTNLDGYHAGFFIGASIAAICPRHMH; from the coding sequence ATGACATCCCTGTTCGTCCAGGCGCCCACCGAGGTCGGGGTCTCCAATATCCGTTGTTTCAGCCGTTTGCGATCGCTACTGACTGGTCTCGTTTTGGTGAGCGCACTGTTCGGCGTCATGGCCCAGCTGACCCCGGCCGCACACGCTGACGCCGACAATGGCGGCGACTTCCTGGGAGCGCTTTCGGCGCGGGGCATCACCTTCACCTCCGGCCCCGCCGCGATCGCCGCCGGCCGCGAGGTCTGCAGCGAGCTGGATCAAGGCAAGCAAGCCGGTGACGTTGCCAACGAGGCGATGGCACGGACGAATCTCGACGGCTATCACGCCGGGTTCTTCATCGGGGCCAGCATCGCCGCGATCTGCCCGCGCCATATGCACTAG